One Glaciihabitans arcticus DNA window includes the following coding sequences:
- a CDS encoding serine/threonine-protein kinase — protein MARRLPSRPPILPGFSHVHVLGSGGFADVFLYEQNMPRRQVAVKVMLAEVVNDQVRQMFQAEANLMAQLSSHPSILTVYQASVSSDGRPYLVMELCSSSLSQRYRAQRLPVPEVLRIAVKIGSAIETAHRAGVLHRDIKPSNILVTAYGHPVLSDFGIAATLGESGEQQAVGMSIPWSAPEVLMDETAGTIESEVWAFAATVYSLLAGRSPFEIPGQSNSSSDLVGRINRAKTEPIGRTDVPASLERSLAKAMSKKPENRHASVLEFLHELQAVETELGVVQTPVEVAMDDWAMATVADLEDRTRVRGVAGSSAAPSARRRRRRKAAAAAEYNAIGTIIREGSTRSANAAGSPRGKGMQLLAWTLVAVAVLVVALGATATLVLIRANSNEIPVVSDISAELETDTVRFGWDDPGLADDDAYQISVDGGSVSVQSQPAFVVNTAPGDHTCITVRVSRDGRLGDPSNPKCVDVPE, from the coding sequence GTGGCGCGTCGGCTGCCTTCACGTCCTCCGATCCTGCCCGGATTCTCGCACGTTCACGTGCTCGGTTCGGGGGGTTTCGCCGACGTTTTCCTCTATGAGCAGAACATGCCACGTCGGCAGGTCGCGGTCAAGGTCATGCTCGCGGAAGTGGTTAACGACCAGGTGCGGCAGATGTTCCAGGCCGAGGCGAATCTCATGGCCCAGCTGAGCTCACACCCGTCCATCCTCACCGTCTACCAGGCAAGCGTGTCCTCCGACGGGCGACCGTACCTCGTGATGGAACTCTGCTCCTCCTCGCTCAGCCAGCGCTATCGCGCCCAGCGTCTCCCGGTGCCCGAGGTGCTGCGCATCGCCGTGAAGATCGGCAGCGCCATCGAGACGGCCCACCGCGCCGGCGTGCTGCACCGCGACATCAAGCCGTCGAACATCCTGGTGACCGCGTACGGCCATCCCGTGCTTTCCGACTTCGGCATCGCCGCGACCCTCGGCGAGTCGGGGGAGCAGCAGGCTGTGGGCATGTCGATCCCGTGGTCGGCGCCCGAGGTGCTCATGGACGAGACGGCCGGCACCATCGAGTCGGAGGTCTGGGCCTTCGCCGCGACCGTGTACTCGCTGCTCGCGGGCCGCTCGCCGTTCGAGATCCCCGGACAGTCCAATTCGTCGAGTGATCTCGTCGGGCGAATCAATCGCGCGAAAACCGAGCCGATCGGACGCACCGACGTTCCCGCGAGCCTCGAGCGCAGCCTTGCCAAGGCGATGTCGAAGAAGCCCGAGAACCGGCACGCGAGTGTGCTCGAGTTCCTGCACGAGCTGCAGGCCGTCGAGACCGAGCTCGGTGTTGTGCAGACACCGGTCGAGGTCGCTATGGACGACTGGGCCATGGCGACCGTCGCCGACCTCGAGGACCGCACCCGCGTGCGCGGCGTTGCGGGATCCTCCGCCGCTCCCTCAGCACGCCGCCGTCGCCGCCGCAAGGCTGCGGCCGCCGCCGAGTACAACGCGATCGGCACCATCATCCGCGAGGGATCGACCCGCAGCGCAAACGCCGCGGGCAGTCCGCGCGGCAAGGGGATGCAACTGCTCGCCTGGACCCTCGTCGCCGTCGCGGTGCTCGTCGTCGCACTAGGGGCCACGGCGACTCTTGTGCTGATCCGCGCGAACTCGAACGAGATCCCCGTGGTCTCGGACATCAGCGCGGAGCTCGAGACCGACACGGTGCGCTTCGGCTGGGACGACCCGGGGCTCGCGGACGATGACGCGTACCAGATCTCGGTCGACGGCGGCAGTGTGAGCGTGCAGTCGCAACCGGCGTTCGTGGTGAACACGGCGCCGGGTGACCACACCTGCATCACCGTGCGGGTGAGCCGCGATGGGCGCCTCGGTGACCCCAGCAACCCCAAGTGCGTGGACGTGCCGGAGTGA
- a CDS encoding Ig-like domain-containing protein, whose protein sequence is MGFRSWLSGHRSLAVTTTSATLVAALVATLAITSGGYTAQRTDLNDASVWVANGDQSFVGRANTAVLELDTVVASEGNDLDLVQEGSTILLVDRSDATLDIIDPATSEVVESVPLPPNQPDVFLAGGNVVIYSQGTGELWILPRADLASFDAEREPALNLGADTVVSVNSAGMLFGFSSTAGKVYRVDASQTQTLDETSETVLKTAAGQSSITSVGSTWAVLDATTRRLDLGGRLVSLDALVDGGSGLVLQEPAVTGDSVLVGFSGGVIRVALDSGEAQLAVDSGGGTAAAPVVVGGCAYAAWSGGSAWRDCSDAVPGGSLLSLESVAPGAALSFQVNQSRVVLNDRSSGESWAVSDDGQLIDNWDDLIAVEEDQEEVEENDENTPPETEKNQLPPVAVDDEFGARPGRTSLLPVLLNDYDPNGDVVVVSTVSSIDPAVGRIDVIDSNQQLQLTLAADARGTIAFTYSITDGRGGTATANVSVDVRSTGENAAPKQVRTTRTVVEAGGRVTTSVLGDWVDPDGDPFYLAAATGGGGDVVSHKPEGTVIFTESGAGGGTRSVALIVSDGVANGTGILAITVRDRGAVPIVADPFVVLAYAGQELTIAPLDHVRGGSGPVRLNAVQSQPGVTITPSYETGSFRFESDQVRTYYLEYVVTDDETTATGLVRVDVSAPPGTNTAPITIPKTVFVTSLSSRIVDVAATDIDPSGGVLLVTGVLDLPAGAGVRAEVLEQRSVRVSLTRPLAGSVVFGYRVSNGLADAEGTITVIEIARPDKLQPPIARDDTATVRVGDAITIDVMANDEHPDGESIRLDPVLVGELGDDSGLLFASGNSLRYLAPDHTGDFTAQYQILGPLGQTAQAQVRIEVREPNLETNHPPVPATVTARVLAGERVQIDVPLDGIDPDGDSVQLLGQETNPEKGGVIRVESGVIVYEAGNYSAGTDTFTYTVMDALGARATGTVRVGISPRLDGARNPVAIEDEVRVRPGSTVSVQVLLNDSDPDGSPLSVVSVEPNTDDTTATIIDGTIVDVVSPETEGEYGLQYTIQNSLGGTSSAFIRVIVDEDAPLSYPVARDAVLTLSDVLDRDTIDVDVLQNVFFADGDSRDLGLSVLSGYGQSAEVLGDKKIRVTIGDTRQIIPFAVAHPDDPSIRSYAFIWVPGFNDALPQLDRRAGSIVVNSEESVDIDLNDYVIAVGGRKVRLTDSSTVRATHADGSSLVVDADTLRFTSADLYFGQASISFEVTDGTSASDPEGRKANLVLPIRVEARDNQPPEFNGALIDFEPGQQKVLDLTELTNYAADDLDELVYTVLDPAPVGFTWDLEGQLLSIRANEEAVKGSSSAISLGVQDAVTAGKAGRIELRVVPSTRPLASLVPDNAITRRGQTTVIDVLANDEATNPFPGRPLRVVDVAGIEGSSLPPGISVSASADKRRVTITISDAAEPIDTSFQYQVADATRDPDRYVWGTVTISVQDVPDAPVRPTRQADVFVGGELKLRITPPQPNNAPVTSYRVVSTSQGSYSHDCGTTLICSLTGLTVGAEYRFSVIATNAIGDSAPSPLSDAYTVDYRPAAPATVTAQSSAASDAPNGGSITVDWSDVPDPALGTPVVGYTVEIKGPGVTYSSTATSPFVTTAGGQLSNNTSYTVSVYARNSAQVLSVSDWRRTTRTVTTIGPPIPGSPAPQAAINSANSNGEIRVTWSASDPNGAGTVSYTVGRATGTIATPSCTSGPDKPHESNGSGPGAVTSGWIDTNTEDGATYTYIVYADNGTYCTASTTGPTESKRPPGAASGSATVAWSGDGQYDIRAGNAFQASGIVAKYQFQLDGSGAWSDVSGGQWLTSLGDASHYAVSTTVAYRACRDQTENYCGPSEVAATLIPVNTRASVASCVVGIPPVAQEPINAGPASYGYRFSYRFDLIVQVWSPFTYQSSDNVPSGATAARAEAAVTVNGNTYVDQNPEAGEARQCG, encoded by the coding sequence GTGGGCTTTAGAAGCTGGTTGTCGGGACACCGGTCGCTTGCCGTCACCACGACGAGCGCGACGCTCGTCGCTGCCCTCGTGGCGACTCTCGCCATCACCTCGGGGGGCTACACGGCCCAGCGCACCGACCTGAACGACGCTTCCGTCTGGGTCGCGAACGGCGACCAGAGCTTTGTCGGACGCGCGAACACCGCGGTGCTCGAACTCGACACAGTCGTCGCGAGCGAGGGGAACGACCTCGACCTCGTGCAGGAGGGGTCGACCATCCTGCTGGTCGACCGCAGTGACGCGACCCTCGACATCATCGACCCCGCGACCTCCGAGGTGGTCGAGAGCGTGCCGCTTCCGCCCAACCAGCCCGACGTATTCCTCGCCGGTGGCAACGTCGTTATCTACTCGCAGGGCACGGGCGAGCTGTGGATCCTGCCGCGCGCGGATCTCGCGAGTTTCGACGCTGAACGCGAGCCCGCTCTCAACCTCGGCGCCGACACCGTGGTGAGTGTCAACTCCGCCGGAATGCTGTTCGGGTTCTCGTCGACCGCGGGCAAGGTCTACCGCGTCGACGCTTCACAGACGCAGACCCTCGACGAGACGAGCGAGACGGTGCTCAAGACCGCGGCCGGACAGTCGAGCATCACCTCCGTGGGCTCCACCTGGGCCGTTCTCGACGCAACGACCCGCCGTCTCGACCTCGGCGGGCGGCTGGTCTCGCTCGACGCCCTCGTCGACGGCGGATCCGGACTCGTGCTGCAGGAGCCCGCCGTGACCGGCGACAGCGTGCTGGTCGGGTTCTCGGGCGGCGTCATCCGGGTCGCGCTGGATTCGGGCGAGGCACAGCTGGCCGTCGATTCGGGTGGCGGCACCGCGGCGGCGCCCGTCGTCGTGGGTGGCTGCGCCTACGCCGCGTGGTCGGGCGGCTCGGCCTGGCGGGACTGCTCCGATGCCGTGCCCGGCGGAAGCCTGCTGAGCCTCGAGTCGGTGGCTCCCGGCGCTGCGCTGTCCTTCCAGGTGAACCAGTCGCGCGTTGTGCTCAACGACCGCTCGAGCGGGGAGTCCTGGGCCGTCAGCGACGACGGCCAGCTCATCGACAACTGGGATGACCTCATCGCGGTCGAGGAGGACCAGGAGGAGGTCGAGGAGAACGATGAGAACACCCCTCCCGAGACCGAGAAGAACCAACTGCCGCCTGTTGCCGTCGACGACGAATTCGGTGCGCGTCCAGGCCGCACGAGCCTGCTCCCCGTGCTGCTCAACGACTACGACCCGAACGGTGACGTGGTCGTCGTATCGACCGTGTCGTCCATCGACCCCGCCGTCGGGCGCATCGACGTCATCGACTCCAACCAGCAGCTGCAGCTGACCCTCGCCGCCGATGCGCGCGGCACCATCGCCTTCACCTACTCGATCACCGACGGACGCGGCGGCACGGCGACGGCGAACGTGAGCGTCGACGTGCGCTCGACCGGCGAGAATGCCGCGCCGAAGCAGGTGCGCACCACGCGAACGGTGGTCGAGGCAGGCGGGCGCGTCACGACCTCGGTGCTCGGCGACTGGGTGGATCCCGACGGTGACCCGTTCTACCTCGCCGCCGCAACAGGCGGTGGCGGCGACGTGGTGAGTCACAAACCCGAGGGAACGGTCATCTTCACCGAATCGGGGGCAGGAGGCGGGACGAGGTCGGTCGCGCTGATCGTGTCTGACGGGGTGGCGAACGGCACGGGCATCCTCGCAATCACCGTTCGCGACAGGGGCGCGGTACCGATCGTCGCCGACCCGTTCGTTGTGCTTGCCTACGCGGGCCAGGAACTCACCATCGCACCCCTCGACCACGTGCGCGGCGGCAGCGGACCGGTGCGACTGAACGCGGTGCAGTCCCAGCCGGGTGTGACCATCACGCCGAGCTACGAGACGGGCAGCTTCCGCTTCGAGAGCGACCAAGTGCGCACGTACTACCTCGAGTACGTGGTGACCGATGACGAGACGACGGCGACCGGCCTGGTTCGCGTTGATGTCTCCGCGCCGCCCGGAACCAACACCGCACCCATCACCATCCCCAAGACCGTCTTCGTCACCTCGCTGAGCAGCCGCATCGTCGACGTGGCGGCCACCGACATCGACCCCTCAGGGGGCGTGCTACTCGTGACGGGTGTGCTCGATCTTCCGGCCGGCGCGGGAGTGCGCGCCGAGGTGCTCGAGCAGCGTTCGGTGCGGGTGAGTCTCACCAGGCCGCTCGCCGGGTCCGTTGTGTTCGGCTATCGCGTGAGCAACGGCCTCGCTGACGCCGAGGGCACGATCACGGTGATCGAGATTGCGCGGCCCGACAAGCTGCAACCGCCTATTGCCCGGGATGACACGGCCACCGTTCGGGTCGGCGACGCTATCACCATCGACGTGATGGCCAACGACGAGCACCCCGACGGCGAGTCGATCCGTCTCGACCCTGTGCTCGTGGGCGAGCTCGGCGACGACTCCGGTCTGCTCTTCGCCTCGGGCAACTCGCTGCGCTATCTCGCGCCCGACCACACCGGTGACTTCACAGCGCAGTACCAGATTCTCGGGCCGCTCGGACAGACCGCTCAGGCCCAGGTGCGCATCGAGGTGCGGGAGCCCAACCTCGAGACGAATCATCCACCGGTGCCCGCCACGGTGACGGCGCGGGTGCTTGCGGGGGAGCGCGTGCAGATCGACGTTCCACTCGACGGGATCGATCCGGACGGCGACTCCGTGCAGTTGCTCGGACAGGAGACCAACCCGGAGAAGGGTGGGGTCATCCGGGTCGAATCGGGCGTCATCGTCTACGAGGCCGGCAACTATTCCGCGGGAACCGACACCTTCACCTACACCGTGATGGATGCGCTCGGAGCGCGCGCGACCGGCACGGTGCGGGTCGGAATAAGCCCGCGTCTCGACGGTGCCCGCAACCCCGTCGCCATCGAGGACGAAGTGCGCGTGCGCCCCGGTTCGACGGTCTCTGTGCAGGTGCTTCTCAACGACTCCGACCCCGACGGGAGCCCGCTCAGCGTCGTGAGCGTCGAGCCCAACACCGACGACACCACGGCGACGATCATCGACGGCACGATCGTCGACGTCGTCTCGCCCGAGACGGAGGGGGAGTACGGGCTGCAGTACACGATCCAAAACTCGCTGGGCGGCACGAGCTCGGCCTTCATCCGCGTCATCGTCGACGAGGATGCGCCGCTCTCCTATCCCGTCGCGCGCGACGCCGTGCTCACCCTCTCCGACGTGCTCGACCGCGACACGATCGACGTCGACGTGCTGCAGAACGTGTTCTTCGCCGACGGCGATTCGCGGGATCTCGGCCTCTCGGTGCTCTCCGGCTACGGCCAGTCCGCCGAAGTGCTCGGGGACAAGAAGATCAGGGTGACGATCGGAGATACCCGCCAGATCATCCCGTTCGCGGTCGCCCACCCCGACGATCCGTCCATCCGCTCATACGCCTTCATCTGGGTGCCGGGCTTCAACGACGCCCTGCCGCAACTGGACCGCCGCGCCGGTTCGATCGTGGTGAACAGCGAGGAGAGCGTCGACATCGACCTCAACGACTACGTCATCGCGGTCGGCGGCCGGAAGGTGCGACTCACCGACTCCAGCACGGTGCGTGCGACGCACGCGGACGGCTCCTCTCTTGTGGTCGACGCCGACACCCTGCGCTTCACCTCTGCCGACCTGTACTTCGGCCAGGCGTCCATCTCGTTCGAGGTGACCGACGGCACCAGCGCGAGCGACCCCGAGGGTCGCAAGGCGAACCTCGTTCTGCCGATCCGGGTCGAGGCGCGCGACAACCAGCCGCCCGAGTTCAACGGCGCGCTCATCGACTTCGAGCCGGGCCAGCAGAAGGTGCTCGACCTCACCGAACTCACCAACTACGCCGCCGACGACCTCGACGAGCTCGTGTACACGGTGCTCGACCCCGCTCCCGTCGGCTTCACCTGGGACCTCGAGGGGCAGCTGCTCAGCATCCGCGCCAACGAGGAGGCGGTCAAGGGCAGCTCCTCCGCGATAAGCCTCGGTGTTCAGGATGCCGTGACCGCGGGCAAGGCCGGTCGCATCGAGTTGCGCGTGGTGCCGTCGACGCGTCCGCTCGCGAGCCTCGTGCCCGACAACGCCATCACGCGACGCGGCCAGACGACGGTGATCGACGTGCTCGCCAACGACGAGGCCACCAACCCGTTCCCGGGCAGGCCGTTGCGCGTCGTCGACGTCGCGGGCATCGAGGGCTCGTCGCTTCCGCCCGGCATCTCGGTGAGTGCGAGCGCAGACAAGCGCCGGGTCACGATCACGATCAGCGACGCGGCCGAGCCGATCGACACCAGCTTCCAGTACCAGGTGGCCGACGCGACACGCGATCCCGATCGCTACGTCTGGGGCACCGTGACCATCTCGGTACAGGACGTGCCCGATGCGCCCGTGCGTCCCACCCGCCAGGCCGACGTGTTCGTCGGCGGCGAGCTCAAGCTGCGCATCACCCCACCGCAGCCGAACAACGCCCCCGTCACGTCCTACCGCGTGGTCAGCACCAGCCAGGGCAGCTACAGCCACGACTGCGGAACGACCCTCATCTGCAGCCTGACCGGTCTCACGGTCGGTGCCGAATACCGATTCTCGGTCATCGCCACGAACGCGATCGGAGACAGTGCGCCGAGCCCGCTCAGTGACGCCTACACGGTCGACTACCGTCCCGCGGCACCCGCGACGGTGACGGCGCAGTCGAGCGCGGCGAGCGACGCACCGAACGGCGGGTCGATCACTGTCGACTGGTCGGACGTGCCCGACCCCGCGCTGGGAACACCGGTCGTCGGGTACACCGTAGAAATCAAGGGACCGGGCGTCACTTACAGCTCGACGGCGACCTCTCCTTTCGTCACGACCGCGGGCGGCCAGCTGAGCAACAACACGAGCTACACGGTCTCGGTCTACGCGCGCAACAGCGCCCAGGTCCTGTCCGTCTCCGACTGGCGTCGCACCACCCGCACCGTCACGACCATCGGACCGCCGATCCCGGGCAGCCCCGCACCGCAGGCGGCCATCAACTCGGCGAACTCCAACGGCGAGATCCGGGTGACCTGGTCGGCAAGCGACCCGAACGGCGCCGGAACGGTCAGCTACACGGTCGGTCGCGCCACGGGCACCATCGCGACTCCGAGCTGCACCAGCGGTCCCGACAAGCCGCACGAGTCGAACGGCAGCGGCCCGGGCGCGGTGACCTCCGGCTGGATCGACACCAACACCGAGGACGGTGCCACCTACACGTACATCGTGTACGCCGACAACGGTACCTACTGCACCGCCAGCACCACCGGGCCGACCGAGAGCAAGCGCCCTCCCGGTGCCGCCTCCGGATCAGCGACAGTGGCGTGGAGCGGCGACGGCCAGTACGACATCCGCGCGGGCAACGCCTTCCAGGCCTCCGGCATCGTCGCGAAGTACCAGTTCCAGCTCGACGGCTCCGGGGCGTGGAGCGATGTGTCGGGTGGCCAGTGGCTTACGAGCCTCGGTGACGCCTCGCACTACGCGGTAAGTACGACGGTCGCGTACAGGGCGTGCCGCGACCAGACCGAGAACTATTGCGGTCCCTCGGAGGTGGCGGCGACGCTGATACCGGTCAACACGCGTGCCTCTGTCGCAAGCTGCGTCGTCGGCATCCCGCCCGTCGCGCAGGAGCCGATCAATGCCGGCCCGGCCTCCTACGGCTACCGCTTCTCCTACCGTTTCGACCTCATCGTCCAGGTCTGGTCGCCCTTCACCTACCAGTCGTCCGATAATGTGCCCTCTGGGGCCACCGCTGCCAGGGCGGAAGCTGCCGTCACGGTGAACGGCAATACTTACGTCGACCAGAATCCCGAAGCAGGAGAGGCCAGGCAGTGCGGATGA
- a CDS encoding AAA family ATPase: MTTSSNSKNPVETTTPDDSSMTPEQAAWFAEIFGRLVANVDTVLLGKTFVIRLGFTALLSEGHLLLEDYPGTGKTSFARAMAQSVKGTSSRIQFTPDLLPGDITGVSIYDQKAGGFEYHEGPVFANIVLADEINRASPKTQSALLEVMEEGQVTVDGVTHSVGVPFMVIATQNPIEQAGTYRLPEAQLDRFLMKASIGYPDHASTLRILEGAGTRAHDTVVPSIVEADVVIEMARVARLVHVDPSVNDYVSRLVDATRSAGEVRLGASVRGALALVRAAKTFAAAAGRHYVIPDDVKTLAEPVLAHRLVLDPEAEFDGVTASSILSQILIETPPPSDRQAV; the protein is encoded by the coding sequence ATGACCACGAGCAGCAACAGCAAGAACCCGGTGGAGACCACCACGCCCGACGACTCGTCAATGACGCCCGAGCAGGCTGCGTGGTTCGCCGAGATCTTCGGCAGGCTCGTCGCCAATGTTGACACCGTGCTTCTCGGCAAGACCTTCGTCATCCGTCTCGGGTTCACCGCCTTGCTCAGCGAGGGCCACCTGCTGCTCGAGGATTACCCGGGCACCGGCAAGACCTCGTTCGCGCGCGCCATGGCCCAGAGCGTCAAGGGCACGAGCAGTCGCATCCAGTTCACTCCGGATCTGCTGCCCGGCGACATCACCGGCGTCAGCATCTACGACCAGAAGGCCGGCGGATTCGAGTACCACGAGGGACCGGTTTTCGCGAACATCGTGCTCGCCGACGAGATCAACCGCGCGAGCCCCAAGACCCAGTCGGCCCTGCTCGAAGTCATGGAAGAGGGCCAGGTCACTGTCGACGGCGTCACCCACAGCGTGGGCGTGCCGTTTATGGTCATCGCGACCCAGAACCCGATCGAGCAGGCCGGCACCTACCGGCTGCCCGAGGCGCAGCTTGACCGGTTCCTCATGAAGGCGTCGATCGGCTACCCCGACCACGCCTCCACGCTGCGGATTCTCGAGGGTGCGGGAACCCGCGCCCACGACACGGTGGTCCCCTCGATCGTCGAGGCGGACGTCGTGATCGAGATGGCCCGCGTCGCACGCCTCGTGCACGTCGACCCGTCGGTCAACGACTACGTCTCGCGCCTCGTCGACGCGACCCGTTCCGCCGGCGAGGTGCGCCTCGGGGCCAGCGTGCGCGGTGCCCTCGCACTCGTGCGCGCCGCCAAGACCTTCGCCGCGGCTGCCGGTCGCCACTACGTGATTCCGGATGACGTCAAGACGCTCGCCGAACCGGTGCTCGCGCACCGACTCGTCCTCGACCCCGAGGCCGAGTTCGACGGCGTCACCGCGTCAAGTATCCTCAGCCAGATCCTCATCGAGACGCCCCCGCCGAGCGATCGGCAAGCCGTGTGA
- a CDS encoding DUF58 domain-containing protein — protein MTLRTDTHFPTATEGLTNTRTRIVGNRTGFWADTVVALARLGTALGGAFRTAGARVASVVTPLGWSILVLVPILLVVGYSLAWLEFVIAGWAGVVLLIVAGVYLVGRTTVDIDLRLVHPRVTVGESAEGIVVVRNPGRARTLGVTVEVPVGSGLVDLAVPGLARGAESEQRFSIPATRRGTVRVGPVRTVRADPIGLVRREYVWTEPVELYIHPRTIGIPSLSTGLVRDLEGSPTKELTNSDVSFHALREYQRGDERRYIHWKSTAKTGTPMVRQFEQTRRSHLIIALSLAAVDYASDEEFELAVSVAGSLGARAIRDVRDLSIVVGERTPEFAKRKVFAVRALSTLSRSRLLDELAVVEKAETALATVDIARVAGAQAAGVSLAFLVCGSGPTPTELRAASTRFPVGVEVIAVVCDPGALPELRRVAGLSVLTIGYLGDLTRSLAKATAG, from the coding sequence GTGACGCTGCGAACCGACACCCACTTCCCGACGGCCACCGAGGGTCTCACCAACACCCGAACCCGCATCGTCGGCAATCGCACCGGCTTCTGGGCCGACACGGTGGTCGCTCTCGCGCGCCTCGGCACGGCTCTCGGCGGGGCGTTCCGCACGGCGGGAGCCCGGGTGGCATCGGTGGTCACGCCGCTCGGCTGGTCGATCCTCGTGCTCGTGCCGATCCTGCTTGTTGTGGGCTACTCGCTGGCCTGGCTCGAGTTCGTGATCGCCGGCTGGGCGGGAGTCGTGCTGCTGATCGTCGCCGGCGTGTACCTCGTCGGGCGCACGACGGTGGACATCGACCTGCGCCTCGTGCACCCGAGGGTGACGGTGGGGGAGTCCGCCGAGGGAATCGTCGTGGTGCGTAATCCCGGACGAGCGCGCACACTCGGTGTGACAGTCGAAGTCCCGGTCGGCTCCGGTCTCGTCGACCTCGCCGTTCCTGGCCTCGCGCGCGGCGCCGAGTCGGAGCAGCGCTTCTCGATCCCGGCGACCCGGCGGGGAACCGTGCGCGTCGGACCCGTGCGCACCGTGCGTGCAGACCCGATCGGTCTTGTGCGCCGCGAATACGTCTGGACTGAACCGGTCGAGCTCTACATCCATCCGCGCACGATCGGCATCCCGAGCCTCAGCACGGGCCTCGTGCGCGACCTCGAGGGCAGCCCGACCAAGGAGCTGACCAACAGCGACGTGTCGTTCCACGCGCTGCGCGAGTACCAGCGCGGGGACGAGCGCCGCTACATCCACTGGAAATCGACGGCGAAGACCGGCACGCCCATGGTGCGCCAGTTCGAGCAGACGCGCCGCAGCCACCTCATCATCGCGCTCAGCCTCGCGGCGGTCGACTACGCGAGCGACGAGGAGTTCGAGCTGGCCGTGAGCGTTGCCGGCTCGCTCGGTGCACGCGCGATCCGCGACGTGCGCGACCTGTCGATCGTGGTCGGCGAGCGCACCCCCGAGTTCGCCAAGCGCAAGGTGTTCGCGGTGCGCGCGCTCTCCACGCTCAGCCGAAGTCGGCTGCTCGACGAACTCGCCGTGGTCGAGAAGGCCGAGACGGCCCTTGCCACCGTCGACATCGCGCGCGTTGCCGGCGCACAGGCGGCCGGTGTCTCGCTGGCGTTCCTGGTCTGCGGGTCCGGGCCGACTCCGACCGAGCTGCGCGCTGCCTCGACCCGGTTCCCGGTCGGTGTCGAGGTCATCGCCGTCGTCTGCGACCCCGGCGCCCTGCCCGAACTTCGACGCGTCGCCGGTCTCAGCGTGCTCACGATCGGCTACCTCGGCGACCTCACCCGTTCTCTGGCAAAGGCGACGGCAGGATGA